GGTGCTGCTGCTGCCCGCCGACACGTTCGCCACCCGGGTCAGTTCGCCCGTGTTGCAGGAACTCGAACTGCCCTCCTCCGGTGACGTGACGGTGAACGACGCCTTCAAACCGCTGTCCCGCTACTTCGACCGGGTCTGGCGACCCGAACAGCTGCCGGCCGCCCTGCTCGGTGCCATGCGGGTGCTGACCGATCCCGTCGAGACCGGGGCCGCGACGGTGTCGATCCCCCAGGATGTGCAGGCCGAGGCACACGACTGGCCGGAATCGCTTTTCGCCGAACGCACCTGGCATGTAGCCCGCCCGCTTCCCGAGCGCTCGGTGACCGCGCGTGCCGCCGAGATCATCGCGTCGGCCCGCAAGCCGCTGATCGTCGCCGGCGGCGGCGTGCATTACTCCGGCGCCGAACAAGCTCTCGCCGCGCTCGCGTCCGGTACCGGTATCCCGGTCGCCGAGAGCCAGGCCGGCAAGGGCTCGCTGCGCTACGACCACCCGCAGTCGGTCGGGGCGATCGGATCCACCGGCACCACGGCGGCCAACGCGCTCGCGTCTGAAGCCGACGTCGTCATCGGAATCGGCACCCGCTACAGCGATTTCACCTCCGCGTCGCGGACCGCGTTCAACAATCCCGACGTCCGGTTCGTCAACATCAACGTGGCCTCACTCGATGCGGTGAAGCAGGGCGGGGTCAGTGTGATCGCCGATGCCCGCGAGGCCCTCGAGGCGTTGAGCACAGCGCTCGACGCTTACCGCGTCAGCGACGACTACCGTTCGCGGGTCACCGAGCTGGCCGCGGAATGGGAGGACACCGTATCCGCTGTGTACGCGACCTCCGACGATGGGGCGGCGTTGAACCAGAACCAGGTCATCGGCCTGGTGAACACCCTGTCGGAGCCCCACGACGTGGTGGTGTGCGCAGCCGGCTCGATGCCCGGCGACCTGCACAAGATGTGGCGCACCCGTGACCGCAAGGGCTACCACGTCGAGTACGGCTACTCCTGCATGGGATACGAGATCGCCGGCGGGATCGGCGTGTGGATGGCCGCGCCCGATCGCGATGTGTTCATCATGGTCGGCGACGGCTCCTACCTGATGATGGCCACCGAGCTCGTGACCGCCGTGCAGGAGGGAATCAAGGTCATCCCGGTGCTGGTGCAGAACCACGGATTCGCCTCCATCGGCGGGCTTTCCGAGTCGCTGGGCTCGCAGCGGTTCGGCACCTCCTACCGCTACCGCAGCGCCGATGGGCGGCTCGACGGCGACACGCTGCCCGTCGACCTCGCGGCCAATGCCGCGAGCCTGGGCGCCGACGTCATCAAGGTCACCACCGCCGCCGAGTTCACCGATGCGGTCAAGGCAGCCAAGGCCGCCGACCGCACCACCGTGATCCATGTAGAAACCGATCCGCTGATCTACGCACCCGACAGCCATTCCTGGTGGGACGTCCCGGTGTCGGAGGTCTCCACGCTGGAGTCCACCCAGCGCGCCTACGAGCGGTATGCGGACTGGAAGAAAGTTCAACGCCCCCTGATCAACCCGTCAGATCGTTAGAAGGAATCCGTAGTGAGCAAGATTCTCGTTGGTTCGGCCCCCGACTCCTGGGGTGTGTGGTTTCCCGACGACCCGAACCAGACGCCCTATACGCGCTTCCTCGACGAGGTCGCCGAATCCGGCTACGAGTGGATCGAATTGGGTCCGTTCGGCTATCTGCCCACCGACCCGGAGCAGCTGTCCGACGAACTGGCCGAACGCAACCTGAAGTTGTCGGCGGGCACGGTCTTCGAGCACCTCCACCAAGACGATTCGTGGGATGCCGTTTGGACGCAGATCGAGGACGTGGCCAAGCTGACCGCCGCGGTCGGCGGTAAGCACGTCGTCGTGATCCCCGAGATGTGGCGCGACCCGGCCACCGGCGCGGTGTTGGAAGACCGCCACCTGACCGCCGAGCAGTGGCGCAAGAAGACCCAGGGTATGGACGAACTGGGTAAAGCGATGTTCGAAAAGTACGGTGTCCGTGCGCAATACCACCCGCACGCCGACAGTCACGTCGACACCGAAGAGAACGTCTATCGATTCCTCGACGGCACCGACAGCGAATTCGTCAACCTCTGCCTGGATACCGGTCACATCAGCTACTGCGGCGGTGACAACATTGCCATCATCCGGCGGGCGCCCGAGCGCATCGGCTACCTGCACCTCAAGCAGGTCGATCCCGAGGTGCGAGCCAAGGTCGAGGCCGAGGACCTGCCGTTCGGAGAGGCCGTCAAGCTGGGCGCGATGACCGAGCCGCCGCTGGGTATTCCGGAGATGCCGCCGTTGCTCGCCGAGATCGAGAAGCTCGGCATCGACGTGTTCGCGATCGTCGAGCAGGACATGTACCCCTGCGAGGTCGACGCTCCCCTGCCCATCGCCAAGCGGACCCGGTCCTACCTGGGTTCGTGCGGCGTCCCGTCGGTCACGTTTGGATCCGCATGAAACTCGGCGTCTACACCGCGATCCTGCATTCCTTGCCGCTTCGCAAGGCACTGGAGCTGATCGCTTCGCTGGGACTGACGGGAGCGGAGATCAACGCCGGTGGATTCTTGCCGACGCCGCATCTGCCGGTAAAGGAGCTGCTGTCCGGCGAAGTCACCGCTCGCCAGTATCTTTCGGAATTCGACGGCACCGGGGTGTCCATC
The genomic region above belongs to Mycolicibacterium sp. HK-90 and contains:
- the iolD gene encoding 3D-(3,5/4)-trihydroxycyclohexane-1,2-dione acylhydrolase (decyclizing), with the translated sequence MVSTAPKSTEKLVDTEGTVRLTVAQATIRFLANQYVERDGQRQKFFAGCFGIFGHGNVAGLGQALLQDEIDAAEASKEPGLKYVLGRNEQAMVHSAAAYARQKDRLQTWAVTASVGPGSTNMLTGAALATINRLPVLLLPADTFATRVSSPVLQELELPSSGDVTVNDAFKPLSRYFDRVWRPEQLPAALLGAMRVLTDPVETGAATVSIPQDVQAEAHDWPESLFAERTWHVARPLPERSVTARAAEIIASARKPLIVAGGGVHYSGAEQALAALASGTGIPVAESQAGKGSLRYDHPQSVGAIGSTGTTAANALASEADVVIGIGTRYSDFTSASRTAFNNPDVRFVNINVASLDAVKQGGVSVIADAREALEALSTALDAYRVSDDYRSRVTELAAEWEDTVSAVYATSDDGAALNQNQVIGLVNTLSEPHDVVVCAAGSMPGDLHKMWRTRDRKGYHVEYGYSCMGYEIAGGIGVWMAAPDRDVFIMVGDGSYLMMATELVTAVQEGIKVIPVLVQNHGFASIGGLSESLGSQRFGTSYRYRSADGRLDGDTLPVDLAANAASLGADVIKVTTAAEFTDAVKAAKAADRTTVIHVETDPLIYAPDSHSWWDVPVSEVSTLESTQRAYERYADWKKVQRPLINPSDR
- a CDS encoding sugar phosphate isomerase/epimerase — translated: MSKILVGSAPDSWGVWFPDDPNQTPYTRFLDEVAESGYEWIELGPFGYLPTDPEQLSDELAERNLKLSAGTVFEHLHQDDSWDAVWTQIEDVAKLTAAVGGKHVVVIPEMWRDPATGAVLEDRHLTAEQWRKKTQGMDELGKAMFEKYGVRAQYHPHADSHVDTEENVYRFLDGTDSEFVNLCLDTGHISYCGGDNIAIIRRAPERIGYLHLKQVDPEVRAKVEAEDLPFGEAVKLGAMTEPPLGIPEMPPLLAEIEKLGIDVFAIVEQDMYPCEVDAPLPIAKRTRSYLGSCGVPSVTFGSA